In Daucus carota subsp. sativus chromosome 4, DH1 v3.0, whole genome shotgun sequence, one DNA window encodes the following:
- the LOC108217374 gene encoding hydroxyproline O-galactosyltransferase GALT3, translating to MPRRRRILATLPSLAIIIITTFFLFNIYVKSQSKFTSQTAATPHDSHQPKIQFSLLIGILTRADAYDRRHFLRLIYGIQSSAIAKIDVKFVFCNLTKPEQKLLISLEILRYNDIIILNCSENMNSGKTYTYFSSLPGILPHRYDYVMKADDDVYLRLEPLALSLSVKPRSDLYYGFVIPCPSMNPFVHYMSGMGFVLSWDLVEWIRESEIAAKDISGPEDRLVGKWLDMGNKARNRYSNKPAMYDYPGTNGRCSHELIPDTIAVHRLKRWDQWQNVLNYFNVTRQLKQSKLYTI from the coding sequence ATGCCTCGCCGAAGGCGAATTCTTGCGACATTGCCCTCTCTAGCTATTATTATCATCacaactttttttcttttcaacatCTATGTGAAATCGCAGTCAAAATTCACTTCTCAGACTGCTGCAACTCCCCATGATTCACATCAACCAAAAATCCAGTTCAGCCTCCTAATCGGGATACTAACCCGGGCTGATGCTTATGATCGTCGCCATTTTCTCCGCCTCATTTATGGAATACAATCCTCTGCTATAGCCAAAATTGATGTGAAGTTTGTATTTTGCAACCTCACCAAGCCTGAGCAAAAATTACTGATCTCTCTCGAAATTCTACGTTACAATGACATTATAATTCTCAACTGCTCAGAAAACATGAACAGTGGAAAGACCTACACATACTTCTCCTCTCTGCCAGGGATCCTTCCTCACCGCTATGACTATGTGATGAAGGCTGATGACGATGTGTACTTGAGGCTCGAGCCACTAGCATTGTCACTTTCGGTTAAGCCCAGGTCAGATTTGTATTACGGATTTGTAATTCCCTGTCCTAGCATGAACCCCTTTGTCCATTACATGTCAGGAATGGGATTTGTGCTGTCGTGGGACCTTGTGGAATGGATTAGGGAATCTGAAATCGCGGCAAAAGATATTAGTGGACCGGAGGATAGGCTAGTAGGAAAATGGTTGGACATGGGGAACAAGGCGAGGAACAGATATTCTAATAAGCCAGCAATGTATGATTATCCAGGAACCAATGGAAGATGTTCGCATGAGCTCATTCCAGATACTATTGCGGTTCATAGGCTCAAGAGGTGGGATCAGTGGCAGAATGTGCTTAACTATTTCAACGTCACCAGGCAACTTAAGCAATCCAAACTCTACACTATATGA
- the LOC108216374 gene encoding trans-cinnamate:CoA ligase, peroxisomal — MDKLDKCAANYVALTPLTFLKRAAAVYAKRTSVIYGGVRFNWLQTYQRCCRVASSLRSLNITKNDVVSVLAPNTPALYEMHFAVPMAGAVLNAINTRLDANNIATILRHSEAKMFFVDYEYVPLARDALRLLLSDIDCSLPLVIVIDDIDKPTGIRLGELEYEQLVCHGDPRYVPEAVQDEWDAIALNYTSGTTSAPKGVVYSHRGAFLSTMSLIQGWEMGTEAVYLWSLPMFHCNGWTFTWGVAARGGTNVCIRNTTAKQMYSAIAEHKVTHMCCAPIVFTILLGAKPEERCSISHQVNILTGGAPPPAPLLERMEKLGFHVMHAYGLTEATRPALICEWQAKWNDLPQEQKAKLKARQGVSILTLADVDVKDLTTMKSVPRDGKTMGEIVLRGSSIMKGYFKDQVATKQAFHQGWFLTGDVGVIYPDGYLEIKDRSKDVIISGGENISSVELESVLYKHPSVMEAAVVAMPHPRWGESPCAFVVVKNMDKNNVREDDIIKHCQENLPKYMVPKKVEFLNDLPKTSTGKLKKFELRAIAKTLVISDKQTAKKQANKVHRNRLNDNGHATDHHDLVMSRL; from the exons ATGGATAAACTAGACAAGTGTGCAGCAAACTATGTAGCGCTAACTCCTCTCACTTTCTTGAAGAGAGCCGCTGCGGTTTATGCCAAACGGACCTCTGTTATATACGGCGGAGTTCGGTTTAACTGGCTCCAGACTTACCAACGATGTTGTCGTGTGGCCTCCTCGCTTCGATCCCTCAATATTACAAAGAACGATGTG GTGTCGGTTTTAGCACCAAATACTCCAGCATTGTATGAGATGCATTTTGCAGTGCCAATGGCTGGGGCGGTGCTGAATGCTATTAACACCAGGCTTGATGCCAATAACATAGCGACTATTCTGCGACACTCTGAAGCCAAGATGTTCTTTGTGGACTACGAATACGTGCCTCTTGCTCGTGATGCTCTCCGTTTGTTACTCTCTGATATTGATTGTTCACTCCCTTTGGTGATTGTCATTGATGACATTGACAAGCCTACGGGGATTCGGCTAGGCGAGCTTGAGTACGAGCAGCTTGTTTGCCACGGGGATCCTCGGTATGTGCCTGAGGCGGTCCAGGATGAGTGGGATGCGATAGCTCTGAATTACACCTCTGGCACCACCTCGGCTCCCAAAGGAGTGGTGTATAGTCATAGAGGGGCGTTTTTGAGTACTATGAGTTTGATTCAGGGGTGGGAAATGGGGACTGAGGCTGTTTATTTGTGGTCACTTCCTATGTTTCATTGTAATGGATGGACTTTTACTTGGGGAGTGGCTGCACGTGGTGGCACCAATGTGTGCATCCGCAACACCACTGCGAAACAAATGTACTCGGCAATTGCTGAGCACAAGGTCACACACATGTGCTGCGCCCCCATTGTGTTCACTATTCTCCTCGGGGCAAAACCCGAGGAGCGATGCAGTATTAGCCATCAGGTGAACATTCTGACGGGAGGGGCACCGCCACCAGCGCCCCTCCTGGAGAGAATGGAGAAACTCGGTTTCCATGTCATGCATGCCTATGGCCTCACCGAGGCCACAAGACCTGCACTGATATGCGAGTGGCAGGCTAAATGGAACGACCTGCCACAGGAACAGAAGGCCAAACTCAAGGCTCGCCAGGGTGTGAGTATACTCACCCTGGCGGATGTTGATGTTAAGGATTTGACTACAATGAAAAGTGTGCCGCGTGATGGCAAGACAATGGGAGAAATTGTGCTCCGAGGCAGCAGTATCATGAAAGGCTACTTCAAAGATCAGGTTGCCACAAAACAGGCATTCCATCAAGGCTGGTTTTTAACAGGTGACGTCGGGGTAATCTACCCCGACGGATACCTGGAAATCAAGGACAGGTCAAAAGATGTTATCATCTCAGGTGGCGAGAATATAAGCAGCGTGGAACTGGAGTCAGTGCTTTACAAGCATCCTAGTGTAATGGAGGCCGCCGTGGTGGCAATGCCTCATCCGCGATGGGGGGAAAGTCCTTGTGCCTTCGTCGTAGTGAAAAATATGGACAAAAATAATGTGCGAGAGGATGATATCATCAAACATTGCCAGGAAAATCTGCCAAAATATATGGTACCGAAGAAGGTAGAGTTCTTGAATGATCTTCCAAAGACTTCAACAGGGAAGCTGAAAAAATTTGAACTCAGGGCAATTGCAAAGACTCTGGTGATCTCTGACAAACAAACGGCCAAGAAGCAGGCTAATAAAGTCCACAGGAACCGATTAAATGACAATGGACATGCAACTGATCACCATGACCTTGTCATGTCTCGTCTATGA
- the LOC108215651 gene encoding ras-related protein RHN1 isoform X2: MATSARNNLNAKLVLLGDMGAGKSSLVLRFVKGQFLDFQESTIGAAFFSQTLAVSDATVKFEIWDTAGQERYHSLAPMYYRGAAAAIIVYDIASIDSFARAKTWVQELQKQGNPNLVMALAGNKADLEEKRKVTADEARLYAEENGLFFMETSAKTAANVNEIFYEIAKRLPRAQPSQNPAGMVLVDRPAVGSQASACCSR, encoded by the exons ATGGCAACTTCTGCTCGCAACAATCTCAACGCTAAACTC GTTTTATTAGGCGATATGGGAGCCGGTAAATCTAGTCTCGTCTTGCGCTTCGTCAAAGGTCAATTTCTCGATTTTcag GAATCCACGATCGGAGCGGCGTTCTTTTCGCAAACCCTTGCCGTTAGTGATGCAACCGTCAAATTCGAGATCTGGGACACTGCTGGACAAGAAAGATACCACAGCTTAGCTCCTATGTACTATCGAGGCGCTGCTGCTGCCATTATCGTTTACGACATTGCCAGCATT GACTCATTTGCACGAGCTAAGACTTGGGTGCAGGAACTGCAAAAGCAAG GGAATCCTAATTTGGTAATGGCACTTGCTGGGAACAAAGCGGATTtggaagagaaaagaaaagtgaCTGCAGAT GAGGCTCGACTATATGCTGAGGAGAATGGTCTTTTTTTTATGGAGACCTCGGCCAAAACTGCTGCCAATGTCAATGAGATATTCTATGAGATAG CTAAAAGACTGCCAAGAGCACAACCATCCCAGAACCCAGCAGGAATGGTACTTGTAGACAGGCCGGCTGTAGGATCTCAAGCTTCAGCTTGCTGTTCTAG GTAG
- the LOC108215651 gene encoding ras-related protein RHN1 isoform X1, producing MATSARNNLNAKLVLLGDMGAGKSSLVLRFVKGQFLDFQESTIGAAFFSQTLAVSDATVKFEIWDTAGQERYHSLAPMYYRGAAAAIIVYDIASIDSFARAKTWVQELQKQGNPNLVMALAGNKADLEEKRKVTADEARLYAEENGLFFMETSAKTAANVNEIFYEIAKRLPRAQPSQNPAGMVLVDRPAVGSQASACCSSDDISPGVISPNYCENEALSCKVGFHADFRCVLSHE from the exons ATGGCAACTTCTGCTCGCAACAATCTCAACGCTAAACTC GTTTTATTAGGCGATATGGGAGCCGGTAAATCTAGTCTCGTCTTGCGCTTCGTCAAAGGTCAATTTCTCGATTTTcag GAATCCACGATCGGAGCGGCGTTCTTTTCGCAAACCCTTGCCGTTAGTGATGCAACCGTCAAATTCGAGATCTGGGACACTGCTGGACAAGAAAGATACCACAGCTTAGCTCCTATGTACTATCGAGGCGCTGCTGCTGCCATTATCGTTTACGACATTGCCAGCATT GACTCATTTGCACGAGCTAAGACTTGGGTGCAGGAACTGCAAAAGCAAG GGAATCCTAATTTGGTAATGGCACTTGCTGGGAACAAAGCGGATTtggaagagaaaagaaaagtgaCTGCAGAT GAGGCTCGACTATATGCTGAGGAGAATGGTCTTTTTTTTATGGAGACCTCGGCCAAAACTGCTGCCAATGTCAATGAGATATTCTATGAGATAG CTAAAAGACTGCCAAGAGCACAACCATCCCAGAACCCAGCAGGAATGGTACTTGTAGACAGGCCGGCTGTAGGATCTCAAGCTTCAGCTTGCTGTTCTAG TGATGACATATCGCCAGGTGTAATATCACCCAATTACTGTGAGAACGAAGCTTTAAGCTGTAAAGTTGGCTTTCATGCTGACTTCCGATGTGTTCTCAGTCATGAGTAA
- the LOC108215651 gene encoding ras-related protein RHN1 isoform X4 codes for MATSARNNLNAKLVLLGDMGAGKSSLVLRFVKGQFLDFQESTIGAAFFSQTLAVSDATVKFEIWDTAGQERYHSLAPMYYRGAAAAIIVYDIASIDSFARAKTWVQELQKQGNPNLVMALAGNKADLEEKRKVTADEARLYAEENGLFFMETSAKTAANVNEIFYEIGTHTKMYVSQCVYNLC; via the exons ATGGCAACTTCTGCTCGCAACAATCTCAACGCTAAACTC GTTTTATTAGGCGATATGGGAGCCGGTAAATCTAGTCTCGTCTTGCGCTTCGTCAAAGGTCAATTTCTCGATTTTcag GAATCCACGATCGGAGCGGCGTTCTTTTCGCAAACCCTTGCCGTTAGTGATGCAACCGTCAAATTCGAGATCTGGGACACTGCTGGACAAGAAAGATACCACAGCTTAGCTCCTATGTACTATCGAGGCGCTGCTGCTGCCATTATCGTTTACGACATTGCCAGCATT GACTCATTTGCACGAGCTAAGACTTGGGTGCAGGAACTGCAAAAGCAAG GGAATCCTAATTTGGTAATGGCACTTGCTGGGAACAAAGCGGATTtggaagagaaaagaaaagtgaCTGCAGAT GAGGCTCGACTATATGCTGAGGAGAATGGTCTTTTTTTTATGGAGACCTCGGCCAAAACTGCTGCCAATGTCAATGAGATATTCTATGAGATAG GTACACACACAAAAATGTACGTTTCCCAATGCGTTTACAACCTTTG CTAA
- the LOC108215651 gene encoding ras-related protein RHN1 isoform X3, which yields MATSARNNLNAKLVLLGDMGAGKSSLVLRFVKGQFLDFQESTIGAAFFSQTLAVSDATVKFEIWDTAGQERYHSLAPMYYRGAAAAIIVYDIASIDSFARAKTWVQELQKQGNPNLVMALAGNKADLEEKRKVTADEARLYAEENGLFFMETSAKTAANVNEIFYEIVVSCPYLVIDIAALPDKVR from the exons ATGGCAACTTCTGCTCGCAACAATCTCAACGCTAAACTC GTTTTATTAGGCGATATGGGAGCCGGTAAATCTAGTCTCGTCTTGCGCTTCGTCAAAGGTCAATTTCTCGATTTTcag GAATCCACGATCGGAGCGGCGTTCTTTTCGCAAACCCTTGCCGTTAGTGATGCAACCGTCAAATTCGAGATCTGGGACACTGCTGGACAAGAAAGATACCACAGCTTAGCTCCTATGTACTATCGAGGCGCTGCTGCTGCCATTATCGTTTACGACATTGCCAGCATT GACTCATTTGCACGAGCTAAGACTTGGGTGCAGGAACTGCAAAAGCAAG GGAATCCTAATTTGGTAATGGCACTTGCTGGGAACAAAGCGGATTtggaagagaaaagaaaagtgaCTGCAGAT GAGGCTCGACTATATGCTGAGGAGAATGGTCTTTTTTTTATGGAGACCTCGGCCAAAACTGCTGCCAATGTCAATGAGATATTCTATGAGATAG TAGTCAGCTGCCCTTATCTAGTAATAGACATTGCAGCCCTACCAGATAAAGTAAGATAG
- the LOC108216515 gene encoding protein OXIDATIVE STRESS 3 encodes MGFASFDVQAKKRYGVQLDDQGSEDFSLSASSSDEISSAASSDFSDVEDHSPTSLNDMSSLLQQLPIKRGLSRHFEGKSQSFTDLSNVSCLEDLAKPEHPYNKKLKSCKSYVGLYGESQRSNQQMMSSHIIPKSASSRLISKKTSRGSCSSFITSAAKRNHSDTTTRPPTHPSSYRSSDPQTPLFEAKDSLRCVIPFFTA; translated from the exons ATGGGGTTTGCTTCTTTTGATGTACAAGCCAAGAAGCGTTATGGTGTGCAACTAGATGATCAAGGTTCTGAAGACTTCAGCCTCTCAGCTAGCTCCTCTGATGAGATTTCGAGTGCTgcttcttctgatttttctgatGTTGAAGATCATAGTCCTACTTCTTTGAATGATATGTCCTCCCTTCTTCAACAACTCCCCATCAA AAGGGGTTTGTCTAGACATTTTGAAGGGAAGTCACAATCTTTCACTGATTTATCAAATGTGAGTTGCTTGGAAGATTTAGCCAAGCCAGAGCATCCATACAACAAGAAGCTCAAGTCTTGTAAAAGCTACGTGGGTTTATACGGAGAGAGCCAAAGATCAAATCAGCAGATGATGAGTAGTCATATTATTCCCAAGAGTGCTTCTTCAAGGCTCATCTCGAAGAAAACATCAAGGGGATCTTGTTCTTCCTTCATTACCAGTGCTGCAAAGAGGAATCACAGTGATACTACTACTAGGCCACCTACTCATCCGTCTTCTTATAGATCTTCTGATCCTCAAACACCTTTGTTTGAGGCTAAGGATTCTTTGAGATGTGTAATTCCCTTTTTTACGGCTTAA
- the LOC108218153 gene encoding protein DJ-1 homolog D-like, whose amino-acid sequence MASSKSASKSVLMLCGDYMEDWEVMVPFQALQAYRISVDAVCPGKKAGDICTTAVQQESYQYQTYSEARGHNFVLNATFDEIEADKYDGLLVPGGRAPEYLATDKSVLELVKVFSRSGKPIGAICHGQLILAAADIIKGRKCTGYITLKPLLSAAGGHWVEADTLAKCTADGNIITAATYYGHAEYLHHFIKALGGTITGSNKRILFLCGDYMEDYQVGVPFQALQAIGCHVDAVCPQKAAGEKCVTAVHDFEGAQTYSEKLGRLFKLTASYEGLDASSYDALVIPGGRAAEYLALDETVIKLVKDFMEAGKPVASICQGQQILAAAGVLKGKKCTAYPAVKLDVVLAGATWLEPDPITRCYTDGNLVTGAAWPAHPEFISQLMALLNIRVSF is encoded by the exons ATGGCGAGCTCTAAATCTGCGAGTAAGAGTGTTCTTATGCTATGCGGCGATTACATGGAAGATTGGGAA GTGATGGTTCCATTTCAAGCATTACAAGCATATAGAATATCAGTAGACGCTGTTTGTCCTGGCAAGAAAGCTGGTGATATTTGTACCACTGCTGTTCAACAGGAATCGTATCAATATCAG ACCTACTCTGAGGCAAGAGGTCACAATTTTGTCTTGAATGCGACTTTTGATGAGATTGAAGCTGACAAGTACGATGGGCTGCTGGTACCTGGAGGACGTGCTCCAGAATATCTAGCAACGGATAAATCTGTGCTGGAATTGGTGAAAGTGTTTTCCAGGTCTGGAAAGCCAATTGGTGCTATTTGCCATGGCCAGTTAATTTTAGCAGCTGCAGATATAATTAAAGGCCGAAAATGCACTGGATACATCACTTTGAAACCATTACTCAGTGCCGCGGGTGGTCATTGGGTGGAAGCAGATACCTTGGCTAAATGCACTGCCGATGGAAATATCATCACGGCGGCTACATATTATGGCCATGCAGAGTACCTCCACCATTTCATCAAGGCACTAGGAGGCACTATAACTGGCTCAAACAAAAGGATTCTGTTCCTCTGCGgg GATTACATGGAAGACTACCAAGTCGGAGTTCCTTTTCAGGCCCTTCAAGCTATTGGTTGTCATGTCGATGCAGTCTGTCCCCAGAAGGCGGCGGGTGAAAAATGTGTCACAGCTGTCCACGATTTTGAGGGTGCCCAAACTTATAGTGAGAAACTAGGTCGCCTTTTCAAGCTAACAGCCAGCTATGAAGGCCTTGATGCTTCAAGCTATGATGCTCTTGTCATTCCTGGAGGCAGAGCAGCAGAATACTTGGCTTTAGATGAGACTGTCATCAAACTGGTGAAGGACTTTATGGAAGCCGGAAAGCCAGTAGCATCCATCTGCCAGGGGCAACAAATTTTGGCAGCCGCCGGTGTCCTCAAG GGCAAGAAATGCACTGCATACCCTGCTGTGAAACTTGATGTGGTCTTGGCTGGTGCAACATGGTTAGAACCCGATCCGATAACTCGATGCTACACTGATGGGAATTTGGTGACTGGAGCAGCCTGGCCAGCTCACCCCGAGTTTATTTCTCAGCTTATGGCGCTTCTCAATATCCGGGTGTCTTTTTAG